In Serratia marcescens subsp. marcescens ATCC 13880, a single genomic region encodes these proteins:
- the chbR gene encoding transcriptional regulator ChbR, producing MSDNRISLSANDVKLIREQDFFNCKDFHLFIYNKVESATGLHQHDYYEFTIVLSGKCYQEINGKRVLLERGDFVFIPIGSYHQSFYEFGATKIFNVAVSKAFFEEHYLQQLPRCFVASQAYSLRSEFLAYIESVVSSPQFREDDFAEFLETLTFYVISRIRHYKEENDGGDDIPQWLKNTLAGMHDKAMFGEKALANMVALSGKTQEYLTRAMRRYYHKTPMQVINEIRINFAKTQLEVTNYSVSDIAFDSGYGDVSLFIKNFKRLTDVTPGNYRKKCYGPL from the coding sequence GTGTCCGATAACCGAATTTCGCTGAGTGCCAACGACGTGAAGCTGATTCGCGAGCAGGATTTCTTTAACTGCAAAGACTTTCACCTGTTCATCTACAACAAGGTGGAAAGCGCCACCGGGCTGCATCAGCACGACTATTACGAGTTCACCATCGTGCTGAGCGGCAAATGCTATCAGGAGATCAACGGCAAGCGGGTGCTGCTGGAACGCGGGGATTTCGTCTTTATCCCTATCGGTTCCTACCACCAGAGCTTTTACGAGTTCGGCGCGACGAAAATTTTCAACGTGGCGGTCAGCAAAGCGTTCTTTGAAGAGCATTACTTGCAACAGCTGCCGCGCTGCTTTGTCGCCTCGCAGGCCTACAGCCTGAGAAGCGAGTTTTTGGCCTATATCGAATCGGTGGTGAGTTCCCCGCAGTTTCGTGAGGACGACTTCGCCGAATTCCTCGAAACATTGACCTTCTACGTGATCAGCCGCATCCGACATTATAAAGAAGAAAACGACGGCGGCGATGATATCCCGCAGTGGCTGAAGAACACCCTGGCCGGCATGCATGACAAGGCGATGTTCGGCGAAAAGGCGTTGGCGAACATGGTGGCGCTGTCGGGGAAAACCCAGGAGTACCTGACCCGGGCGATGCGGCGTTACTACCATAAAACGCCGATGCAGGTGATCAATGAGATCCGCATCAATTTCGCCAAGACGCAACTGGAGGTCACCAACTATTCGGTTTCCGATATCGCCTTCGATTCTGGCTATGGCGACGTCAGCCTGTTCATTAAAAACTTCAAGCGGCTCACCGACGTGACCCCGGGCAATTACCGAAAAAAGTGTTACGGCCCTCTTTAG
- a CDS encoding LysR family transcriptional regulator, protein MKKPELSGLAAFVAIASERSFRRAAARLGVTPPTLTHTLRELEAQVGIRLLNRTTRNVSPTEAGEHLLAQLVPAFTDIDAALESLNAFRAGPRGLVRINAPRSAIELAIVPHLGRLACEYPGITLEVVADEGFANIVEQGFDAGIRLGEDLHNDMRAVRLTPDLRFAIVATPDYFQRHGEPTHPQDLLQHRCIGWRKASSGERYKWAFQQGEQRFSVAVNSPLILDDGRMMVQAALAHVGIAFAIEQEVEEHLASGRLRRVLTDWCAPFTGFYLYYPNRRNHSVALSTVIELLRLPT, encoded by the coding sequence ATGAAAAAACCTGAACTGTCCGGCCTGGCGGCCTTTGTGGCTATCGCCAGTGAACGCAGCTTCCGCCGCGCCGCCGCCCGATTGGGCGTGACGCCGCCGACGCTCACCCACACCCTGCGCGAATTGGAAGCGCAGGTGGGCATTCGCCTGCTGAATCGCACCACCCGCAACGTTTCGCCGACGGAGGCCGGAGAGCATCTGCTGGCACAGTTGGTGCCGGCTTTTACCGACATCGACGCCGCGCTGGAGAGCCTGAATGCGTTTCGCGCAGGGCCGCGAGGCCTGGTGCGCATCAACGCGCCGCGTTCGGCCATCGAGCTCGCCATCGTGCCGCATCTGGGGCGGTTGGCCTGCGAGTACCCCGGCATTACGCTGGAAGTGGTGGCGGACGAGGGGTTCGCCAACATTGTCGAGCAGGGCTTTGACGCCGGCATTAGGCTCGGCGAGGATCTGCACAACGATATGCGCGCGGTGCGTCTGACGCCGGATCTGCGTTTCGCCATCGTCGCCACGCCGGATTATTTTCAACGGCACGGCGAGCCGACGCACCCGCAGGATTTGCTGCAGCACCGCTGCATCGGTTGGCGTAAGGCCTCATCGGGCGAGCGCTACAAATGGGCATTTCAGCAGGGCGAGCAGCGGTTTTCCGTGGCGGTTAACAGCCCGTTGATACTCGATGACGGCAGGATGATGGTGCAGGCGGCGCTGGCGCACGTCGGCATCGCTTTCGCCATCGAACAAGAAGTAGAAGAACACCTGGCGAGCGGGCGGCTGCGGCGGGTGTTGACCGACTGGTGCGCGCCGTTTACCGGTTTTTACCTCTATTATCCTAACCGCAGGAATCATTCCGTGGCGCTGAGCACGGTGATCGAGTTGCTGCGTCTGCCCACCTAA
- the pncC gene encoding nicotinamide-nucleotide amidase — MSENQLRRLSVLAGEKLKAQGRWITCAESCTGGGIAKAITDIAGSSAYFDRGFVTYSNAAKHDLLGVSEATLAAYGAVSEEVVREMAIGALRAAQADLALSVSGIAGPDGGSAEKPVGTVWFGFAGSDGRGLSRKMQFEGDRDAVRLQATIFALQTAIDEFL; from the coding sequence ATGAGTGAAAACCAACTGCGCCGGCTCAGCGTGCTGGCAGGGGAGAAACTGAAGGCTCAGGGCCGCTGGATCACCTGCGCGGAATCCTGCACCGGCGGCGGCATTGCCAAGGCCATTACCGATATCGCCGGCAGCTCCGCCTATTTCGATCGCGGTTTCGTCACCTACAGCAATGCGGCGAAACATGATCTGCTGGGGGTGAGCGAAGCGACGTTGGCGGCGTACGGCGCGGTCAGCGAAGAGGTGGTGCGCGAGATGGCGATTGGGGCGCTGCGGGCGGCGCAGGCCGATCTGGCGCTGTCGGTGAGCGGCATCGCCGGCCCGGACGGCGGCAGCGCGGAAAAGCCGGTCGGCACCGTGTGGTTCGGCTTCGCCGGCAGCGATGGCCGGGGGCTGTCGCGCAAGATGCAATTCGAGGGCGACCGCGACGCGGTGCGGCTGCAGGCGACGATTTTCGCGCTGCAAACCGCCATCGACGAATTTTTGTAA
- a CDS encoding aldo/keto reductase, whose amino-acid sequence MNYVRLGDSGLKVSRLCLGCMTYGDPAWRPWVLKEDEARPFIREALEAGINFFDTANIYSGGESERILGRALKAFARREDVVIATKAYFPIDAQPNSRGLSRKHLLHSVDASLQRLGTDYLDLFVLHRFDTETPLEETADTLDGLVRAGKIRYLGASSLHAWRLMKMLAVQRQHRLAPFISLQSQYNLVTREDEEELIPLCLEEGLGLTPWSPLARGVLAGSGSGGTLRAATDEQAPRWYGGRNEVERTVAAVAEVAAARGVPPAQIALAWLLAKPGVASPLVGMSKPHHLQDALAALELRLSPEDVAALEAPMAHAARPERW is encoded by the coding sequence ATGAACTACGTTCGGCTTGGCGACAGTGGCCTGAAAGTGTCTCGCCTCTGCCTGGGTTGCATGACCTACGGCGATCCGGCCTGGCGGCCCTGGGTGCTGAAGGAAGACGAAGCACGCCCCTTTATCCGCGAGGCGCTGGAAGCGGGCATCAATTTTTTCGATACCGCCAACATTTACTCCGGCGGAGAAAGCGAGCGCATTCTCGGCCGCGCGCTGAAGGCGTTTGCCCGCCGTGAAGACGTGGTGATCGCTACCAAGGCCTATTTTCCAATTGACGCGCAGCCGAACAGCCGGGGGCTCTCGCGCAAGCACCTGCTGCACAGCGTCGATGCCTCCTTGCAGCGGCTGGGAACGGATTACCTCGATCTGTTCGTGCTGCACCGCTTCGACACCGAAACGCCGCTCGAAGAAACCGCCGACACCCTCGACGGCCTGGTGCGGGCGGGCAAAATCCGCTATCTCGGCGCCTCCTCGCTGCACGCCTGGCGCCTGATGAAAATGCTGGCCGTTCAACGTCAGCACCGCCTGGCGCCGTTTATTTCGCTGCAAAGCCAATACAACCTGGTGACGCGTGAAGATGAAGAGGAACTGATCCCGCTGTGCCTGGAGGAGGGGCTTGGTCTGACGCCCTGGTCGCCGCTGGCCCGCGGCGTGCTGGCCGGCTCCGGCAGCGGCGGCACGCTGCGCGCCGCCACCGACGAGCAGGCGCCCCGTTGGTACGGCGGCAGAAACGAGGTTGAACGCACCGTCGCGGCGGTCGCGGAGGTGGCGGCCGCGCGCGGCGTTCCACCGGCGCAAATCGCGCTGGCCTGGCTGTTGGCCAAACCCGGCGTGGCGTCGCCGCTGGTGGGCATGTCCAAGCCGCACCATCTGCAAGATGCGCTGGCGGCGCTCGAGCTCAGGCTATCACCGGAAGACGTGGCCGCGCTGGAGGCGCCAATGGCGCACGCTGCCCGCCCTGAGCGCTGGTAG
- a CDS encoding MFS transporter: MKKTLGVFLPLYTTTLLLLLGSGLLTTYVSLRLTSIHVSSALIGAIIAANYIGLVIGGKVGHFLIARVGHIRAYVACAGIITAAVLGHGLTAFIPAWVALRLVIGLCMMCQYMVLESWLNDQAESNQRGMVFGFYMAATYLGMSLGQIVLMLQSNLGITTLLVIALCFALCLVPIALTTRTNARHMSPAPMELRYFVGAIPKVLATTLVIGMVVGSFYGLAPVYASLQSLTTQQTGLFMALAIFAGLIAQFPLSWLSDRYNRPLLMRLNAILLIVAALPLALLPHIDFPLLLAVGFVVSMLQFTLYPLAVALANDLIEPERRVSLAACLLMAFGVGASIGPLAVGALIEPLGGNILYAFFALCGVLLAALSRTAKAEEPQLAQDAPVPHIPLPDSLASSPLSPALNPTFDEQIIHDTMPPPEAAPEVDEPQPEAQEAEPLPQGADPEEDTGLKKAHAML; this comes from the coding sequence GTGAAAAAAACGTTGGGCGTATTCTTGCCGTTGTACACCACCACCCTGCTGCTGCTGTTGGGCTCGGGCCTGCTCACCACCTACGTCTCGCTGCGGCTGACCTCCATCCACGTCAGCAGCGCGCTGATCGGCGCCATCATCGCCGCCAACTACATCGGGTTGGTGATCGGCGGCAAGGTCGGCCACTTTCTCATCGCCCGCGTCGGGCATATCCGCGCCTACGTGGCCTGCGCCGGCATCATCACCGCTGCGGTGCTGGGGCACGGCCTGACGGCGTTCATTCCCGCCTGGGTTGCGCTGCGTCTGGTGATCGGGTTGTGCATGATGTGCCAGTATATGGTGCTGGAAAGCTGGCTGAACGACCAGGCGGAATCCAACCAGCGCGGCATGGTGTTCGGCTTCTATATGGCGGCGACCTATCTCGGCATGTCGCTGGGCCAGATCGTGCTGATGCTGCAAAGCAACCTGGGCATCACCACGCTGCTGGTGATCGCGCTGTGCTTCGCGCTTTGTCTGGTGCCGATCGCGCTTACCACCCGCACCAATGCACGCCACATGTCGCCGGCCCCGATGGAGCTGCGTTACTTTGTCGGCGCCATTCCCAAGGTGCTGGCCACCACGCTGGTGATCGGCATGGTGGTGGGCTCGTTTTACGGCCTGGCGCCGGTCTACGCCAGCCTGCAATCCTTAACCACTCAGCAAACCGGCCTGTTCATGGCGCTGGCCATCTTCGCCGGGCTGATCGCGCAGTTCCCGCTCAGTTGGCTGTCGGATCGCTATAATCGCCCGTTGCTGATGCGCCTCAACGCCATTTTGCTGATCGTGGCGGCGCTGCCGCTGGCGCTGCTGCCGCACATCGATTTCCCGCTGCTGCTGGCGGTCGGGTTCGTCGTCAGCATGTTGCAATTTACGCTCTACCCGCTGGCGGTGGCGCTGGCCAACGATCTGATCGAGCCGGAACGCCGCGTCTCGCTGGCCGCCTGTCTGCTGATGGCGTTCGGCGTCGGCGCCAGCATCGGGCCATTGGCGGTCGGCGCGCTGATCGAACCGCTGGGCGGCAATATCCTGTACGCCTTTTTCGCCCTGTGCGGCGTGCTGCTGGCGGCCCTCAGCCGCACGGCGAAAGCGGAAGAACCGCAGCTGGCGCAGGACGCGCCGGTGCCCCACATCCCGCTGCCAGACAGCCTCGCCAGCTCGCCGCTGTCGCCGGCGCTCAATCCGACCTTCGATGAGCAGATCATTCACGACACCATGCCGCCGCCGGAAGCGGCGCCCGAGGTCGACGAGCCACAGCCTGAAGCACAAGAGGCGGAGCCCTTGCCTCAGGGCGCCGATCCTGAAGAAGACACCGGCCTGAAAAAGGCGCACGCCATGCTGTAA
- a CDS encoding glycoside hydrolase family 1 protein, with translation MEYQFADGFWWGSATSAPQSEGAAARDGKSRNIFDYWYEIAPERFHGRVGPTEASTFYDHFRTDIGLLKTLGHNTFRTSISWSRLIPDGDGEVNPQAVAFYNAMIDELLAQGITPFINLYHFDMPLCMQQRGGWESRAVVEAYARYADTCFGLFGDRVTHWFTFNEPIVPVEAGYLNDLHYPCVVDFKRAVTVAYHSVLAHAMAVRRFRARGLPGSIGIILNLSPTYPRSDAPEDRQAAHDADLLLNRSFLDPVAKGRYPAALLHLLERHGLMPYCEPQDAQLIEGGVVDILGVNYYQPRRVQAKAGRRAEGPIASPEDLFSYYAMPGRKINPHRGWEIYEKGLYDILMDLKENYGNLPCYISENGMGVEGEEAFIGADGRVEDDYRIDFIREHLKWLHRALAEGSQCKGYHLWTFIDCWSWLNAYKNRYGLVRLDRADQRRTIKKSGYWFAEAARRNGFD, from the coding sequence ATGGAATATCAATTTGCCGACGGGTTCTGGTGGGGCAGCGCCACCTCCGCGCCGCAGTCTGAAGGGGCGGCCGCGCGGGACGGCAAGAGTCGCAACATCTTCGACTATTGGTACGAGATCGCGCCCGAGCGCTTTCACGGACGGGTGGGGCCGACCGAGGCCTCGACCTTTTATGACCATTTCCGCACCGATATCGGGCTGCTCAAAACGCTGGGCCATAATACTTTCAGAACCTCGATCTCGTGGTCGCGGCTGATCCCGGACGGCGACGGTGAAGTGAACCCGCAGGCGGTGGCGTTCTATAACGCGATGATCGACGAGCTGCTGGCGCAGGGCATCACCCCGTTTATCAATCTCTATCACTTCGATATGCCGCTGTGCATGCAACAGCGCGGCGGTTGGGAAAGCCGGGCGGTGGTCGAAGCCTATGCGCGTTACGCCGATACCTGTTTCGGCCTGTTTGGCGATCGGGTCACCCACTGGTTCACCTTCAACGAGCCGATCGTGCCGGTGGAAGCCGGTTACCTGAATGACCTGCACTACCCTTGCGTGGTGGACTTCAAACGGGCGGTCACCGTGGCGTATCACAGCGTGCTGGCGCACGCCATGGCGGTGCGGCGTTTCAGAGCGCGGGGGCTGCCGGGGAGCATCGGCATCATTCTAAATCTGAGCCCGACCTATCCGCGCTCCGACGCGCCGGAGGATCGGCAGGCCGCACACGACGCCGATCTGCTGCTCAACCGCAGTTTCCTCGATCCGGTCGCCAAAGGGCGTTACCCGGCCGCATTGCTGCACCTGTTGGAACGACATGGGCTGATGCCCTACTGCGAACCGCAGGACGCGCAGCTGATCGAAGGCGGCGTGGTGGATATCCTTGGCGTCAACTATTACCAGCCGCGCAGGGTGCAGGCGAAAGCGGGACGGCGCGCCGAGGGGCCGATCGCATCGCCGGAGGATTTGTTCAGTTACTATGCAATGCCGGGCCGCAAAATCAATCCGCACCGCGGCTGGGAGATCTACGAGAAGGGGCTGTACGACATCCTGATGGATCTGAAAGAGAACTACGGCAATCTGCCCTGTTATATTTCGGAAAATGGCATGGGCGTCGAGGGCGAAGAGGCGTTTATCGGCGCCGATGGGCGGGTGGAGGACGATTACCGCATCGACTTTATTCGCGAGCACCTGAAGTGGCTGCACCGCGCGCTGGCGGAAGGCTCGCAGTGCAAAGGCTATCATCTGTGGACCTTTATCGACTGCTGGTCCTGGCTGAACGCCTACAAGAATCGTTATGGGCTGGTGCGGCTGGATCGGGCGGATCAGCGGCGCACCATTAAAAAAAGCGGTTACTGGTTTGCCGAGGCGGCCAGACGCAACGGATTTGACTAA
- the chbG gene encoding chitin disaccharide deacetylase has translation MEKLLIVNADDFGLSKGQNYGVIEAYQHGVVSSTTAMVNGSGAQHAAALSRQYPGLPIGLHFVLTHGKPLGAMPSLVNEHGELGKWLWRRAEAGELSLDEIHEELQRQFARFVTLFGRPPTHIDSHHHVHMQPQIYPLVEAFAQAQGLPLRLDREEAKRRELALQTPSSTDAFDAGFYGEMISEALFLQRLARADEQGAESLEMMCHPAFLDATILQSKYCHPRLVELDVLTAPTLKAAIAERGFLLGSFQDL, from the coding sequence ATGGAAAAACTACTGATCGTAAATGCCGACGATTTCGGCCTGAGCAAAGGGCAGAACTATGGCGTCATCGAGGCGTATCAGCATGGCGTCGTTTCCTCCACCACGGCGATGGTGAACGGCAGCGGCGCGCAGCACGCGGCGGCGCTCAGCCGGCAATATCCGGGGTTGCCGATCGGGCTGCATTTCGTTTTGACCCATGGCAAGCCGCTGGGCGCCATGCCTTCGTTGGTCAACGAACATGGCGAACTGGGCAAATGGCTGTGGCGCCGCGCCGAGGCCGGCGAGCTGTCGCTGGACGAAATTCACGAGGAGCTGCAGCGCCAGTTCGCGCGGTTTGTGACGCTGTTCGGCCGCCCGCCGACGCATATCGACAGCCATCACCATGTGCATATGCAGCCGCAAATTTATCCGCTGGTGGAGGCGTTCGCGCAAGCGCAGGGTCTGCCGCTGCGTCTTGATCGCGAAGAGGCGAAACGGCGCGAACTGGCGTTGCAGACTCCCAGCAGCACCGACGCGTTTGACGCGGGATTCTACGGTGAAATGATTTCCGAAGCCTTGTTCTTGCAGCGGTTGGCGCGCGCCGACGAGCAGGGCGCAGAGTCATTGGAAATGATGTGCCACCCGGCGTTCCTCGACGCGACGATCCTGCAGAGCAAATACTGCCACCCGCGCCTCGTCGAGCTGGATGTGTTGACCGCGCCGACGCTGAAAGCGGCGATCGCCGAACGCGGTTTTCTGTTGGGCTCCTTCCAGGATCTGTAA
- the chbC gene encoding PTS N,N'-diacetylchitobiose transporter subunit IIC: MNTLIASLEKVILPFAVKIGKQPHVNAIKNGFIRLMPLTLTGAMFVLINNVFLSFGEGSFFYSLGVRLDASTIETLNSLKSIGGSVYNGTLGIMSLMTPFFISMALAEERKVDPLASALLAVAAFMTVTPFNVGEAYAVGANWLGGANIISGMVIGLAVAEMFAFIVRRNWVISLPDSVPASVSRSFSALIPGFIILSIMGLVAFALAHWGTNFHQIIMDGISAPLAKMGSVVGWVYVLFSSLLWFFGVHGSMALAALDSGIMTPFALENVELYNKYGSVEAAVAAGKEFHMWAKPFVDSYIYLGGTGSTLGLIIAIFIASRREDYRQVAKLATPSGIFQINEPILFGLPVIMNPVMFIPFILVQPVLTIITSLAYYSGLIPPITNIAPWTMPVGLGAFFNTNGSIMAMLLSLFNLAVATVIYLPFVAISNKAQSQIDAATESEEDIAKALKF; this comes from the coding sequence GTGAATACCCTCATTGCCTCGCTCGAGAAGGTTATCCTGCCTTTCGCCGTAAAAATCGGTAAGCAGCCCCACGTCAACGCCATCAAGAATGGCTTTATCCGCCTGATGCCGCTGACCTTGACCGGGGCGATGTTCGTGTTGATCAACAACGTGTTTCTGAGCTTCGGCGAAGGATCGTTCTTCTATTCTCTGGGCGTAAGGTTAGATGCCTCTACCATAGAGACGCTGAATAGTCTGAAGAGCATCGGCGGCAGCGTTTACAACGGCACGCTGGGGATCATGTCCCTGATGACGCCGTTCTTTATCAGCATGGCGTTGGCGGAAGAGCGCAAGGTCGATCCGCTCGCTTCGGCGCTGCTGGCGGTGGCGGCCTTTATGACCGTCACGCCGTTCAATGTCGGCGAGGCCTATGCGGTGGGGGCCAACTGGTTGGGCGGCGCCAACATCATTTCCGGTATGGTGATCGGGCTGGCGGTGGCCGAGATGTTTGCCTTCATCGTGCGGCGCAACTGGGTGATTAGCCTGCCGGACAGCGTGCCGGCCTCGGTGTCGCGTTCCTTCTCGGCGCTGATCCCCGGTTTCATCATCCTCTCCATCATGGGGCTTGTGGCGTTCGCGCTGGCGCACTGGGGCACCAACTTTCACCAGATCATCATGGACGGCATTTCGGCGCCGCTGGCCAAGATGGGCAGCGTGGTGGGCTGGGTGTACGTGCTGTTCTCCTCGCTGCTGTGGTTCTTTGGGGTGCACGGCTCCATGGCGCTGGCGGCGCTGGACAGCGGCATCATGACGCCGTTCGCGCTGGAAAACGTGGAGCTGTACAACAAATACGGTTCGGTCGAAGCGGCGGTAGCCGCCGGAAAAGAGTTCCACATGTGGGCGAAACCGTTCGTCGATTCCTACATCTACCTCGGCGGCACCGGCTCGACGCTGGGCTTGATCATCGCCATCTTCATCGCCTCGCGCCGCGAAGATTACCGCCAGGTCGCCAAACTGGCGACGCCATCCGGCATCTTCCAGATTAACGAACCGATTCTGTTCGGTTTGCCGGTGATCATGAACCCGGTGATGTTTATTCCGTTCATTCTGGTGCAGCCGGTGCTGACCATTATCACCTCCCTGGCCTACTACTCCGGGCTGATCCCGCCGATCACCAACATCGCGCCCTGGACCATGCCGGTCGGCCTGGGGGCGTTCTTCAACACCAACGGCAGCATCATGGCCATGTTGCTGAGCCTGTTCAACCTGGCGGTCGCCACCGTGATCTATCTGCCGTTCGTGGCGATCTCCAACAAGGCGCAGAGCCAGATCGACGCGGCGACGGAAAGCGAAGAAGACATCGCCAAGGCGCTGAAATTCTAA
- the recA gene encoding recombinase RecA, with product MAIDENKQKALAAALGQIEKQFGKGSIMRLGEDRSMDVETISTGSLSLDIALGAGGLPMGRIVEIYGPESSGKTTLTLQVIAAAQREGKTCAFIDAEHALDPIYAKKLGVDIDNLLCSQPDTGEQALEICDALTRSGAVDVIIVDSVAALTPKAEIEGEIGDSHMGLAARMMSQAMRKLAGNLKNANTLLIFINQIRMKIGVMFGNPETTTGGNALKFYASVRLDIRRIGAIKEGDEVVGSETRVKVVKNKIAAPFKQAEFQIMYGEGINSRGELVDLGVKHKMIEKAGAWYSYNGEKIGQGKANACNFLKENPAIAAELDKKLRDLLLHSGGELVAASGDDFEDDEAETSEQF from the coding sequence ATGGCTATTGATGAGAACAAGCAAAAGGCGTTAGCTGCGGCACTGGGCCAGATTGAGAAACAGTTCGGCAAAGGCTCCATCATGCGCCTGGGTGAAGACCGCTCCATGGACGTGGAAACGATCTCCACCGGCTCACTGTCACTCGATATCGCTCTGGGCGCCGGCGGCCTGCCAATGGGCCGCATCGTCGAAATTTACGGCCCGGAATCCTCCGGTAAAACCACTCTGACGCTGCAGGTGATCGCCGCCGCGCAGCGCGAAGGCAAAACCTGTGCGTTCATCGATGCCGAGCACGCGCTGGATCCTATCTATGCGAAAAAGCTGGGCGTCGATATCGACAACCTGCTGTGCTCCCAGCCGGACACCGGCGAGCAGGCGCTGGAAATCTGTGATGCGCTGACCCGCTCCGGCGCGGTTGACGTCATCATCGTCGACTCCGTGGCGGCGCTGACGCCGAAGGCGGAAATCGAAGGTGAAATCGGCGATTCGCACATGGGGTTGGCGGCGCGCATGATGAGCCAGGCGATGCGTAAGCTGGCCGGCAACCTGAAAAATGCCAATACCCTGCTGATCTTCATCAACCAGATCCGTATGAAAATTGGTGTGATGTTCGGCAACCCGGAAACCACGACCGGCGGTAACGCCCTGAAGTTCTACGCTTCGGTGCGTCTGGATATCCGTCGTATCGGCGCCATCAAAGAAGGCGACGAAGTGGTGGGCAGCGAAACCCGCGTGAAAGTGGTGAAGAACAAAATCGCTGCGCCGTTCAAACAGGCTGAGTTCCAAATCATGTACGGCGAAGGCATCAACAGCCGTGGCGAACTGGTCGATCTGGGCGTGAAGCACAAGATGATCGAAAAAGCCGGCGCCTGGTACAGCTATAACGGCGAGAAGATCGGTCAGGGCAAAGCGAATGCCTGTAACTTCCTGAAAGAAAACCCGGCTATCGCCGCCGAGCTGGATAAGAAGCTGCGCGACCTGCTGCTGCACAGCGGCGGTGAGCTGGTGGCTGCCTCCGGTGACGACTTCGAAGATGACGAAGCGGAAACCAGCGAGCAGTTCTAA
- a CDS encoding PTS sugar transporter subunit IIB: protein MEKKKIYLFCSAGMSTSLLVSKMKAQAEKYEVPVIIAAYPEALAAEKGVEADLILLGPQIAYTLPEVQKQLPNKPVEVIDPLLYGKVDGLGVLKAAVAAIKKANQ from the coding sequence ATGGAAAAGAAAAAAATCTATCTGTTTTGTTCTGCCGGTATGTCCACTTCCCTGTTGGTATCAAAAATGAAGGCGCAGGCCGAAAAATATGAAGTGCCGGTGATCATCGCCGCCTATCCGGAAGCGTTGGCCGCAGAGAAGGGCGTTGAAGCGGATCTGATCCTGCTGGGGCCGCAGATCGCCTACACCTTGCCGGAAGTGCAAAAACAGCTGCCCAATAAACCCGTTGAGGTCATCGATCCGCTGCTGTACGGCAAGGTCGATGGGCTGGGCGTGCTGAAGGCCGCGGTGGCCGCCATCAAGAAAGCCAATCAATAA
- a CDS encoding SDR family NAD(P)-dependent oxidoreductase, with protein sequence MSGGGTGIGRAAALAYAREGAKVALAGRRAAEIEATARDIALAGGDALPIVADVSEEDDIRQLIATVTAHYGRLDVAFNNAGIIGNFAPITEQSSEDFDRVIAINLRGVWLAMKYEIETFLAQRSGGVIINTSSWLTHGALAGSSSYSASKGALDAMIRAVALEYSGQGIRVNNINPGIIDTPMARSSVADSAAFAPFIAHTPAGRLGESEDIGDVALWLATDEARFITGQSLLVDGGYTIAGMR encoded by the coding sequence GTGAGCGGCGGCGGCACCGGCATCGGCCGCGCCGCCGCGCTGGCCTATGCCCGCGAAGGCGCCAAAGTCGCGCTGGCCGGCCGACGCGCGGCGGAAATCGAAGCCACGGCGCGCGACATCGCGCTGGCCGGCGGCGACGCCCTGCCCATCGTGGCCGACGTCTCCGAGGAAGACGATATCCGCCAACTGATCGCCACGGTGACCGCCCATTACGGCCGGCTCGACGTCGCCTTCAACAACGCCGGCATCATCGGCAACTTCGCCCCCATCACCGAACAGAGCAGCGAGGATTTTGACCGGGTAATCGCCATTAACCTCAGAGGCGTCTGGCTGGCGATGAAATACGAGATTGAAACCTTTCTGGCTCAGCGCTCGGGCGGCGTGATCATCAACACCTCCTCCTGGCTGACCCACGGCGCGCTGGCCGGCTCATCCAGCTACTCCGCCAGCAAGGGCGCGCTCGATGCGATGATCCGCGCAGTGGCGCTCGAATACAGCGGCCAGGGCATCCGCGTCAACAACATCAACCCCGGCATCATCGACACGCCGATGGCGCGCAGCAGCGTGGCTGACAGCGCGGCCTTCGCGCCCTTTATCGCCCACACGCCCGCCGGCCGCCTGGGCGAATCGGAAGACATCGGCGATGTGGCGCTGTGGCTGGCGACGGACGAAGCCCGCTTCATCACCGGCCAAAGCCTGCTGGTGGACGGCGGTTACACCATCGCCGGCATGCGTTGA